In Fragaria vesca subsp. vesca unplaced genomic scaffold, FraVesHawaii_1.0 scf0513160_u, whole genome shotgun sequence, a single window of DNA contains:
- the LOC101300023 gene encoding geraniol 8-hydroxylase-like produces MGDTPITRADLEGILEGVTANFTAALATLTSQVNELKTDNNNRKRGEGRAIPQHMVPRGRGTTIASSSESDSEDEVVDLAQLGQDDKDFRMKVDIPFFNGMMNVEEFLDWQIEVDRFIEHMNVAEHKQVKLVAARLKSTAAVWWDKLILYRMYLDCVQGAKTVTEYTAEFVRLSERNDLGESEGQKVARASSAVNKEGGVSGFGSTSRATRAAPVQRPFNPYTRPFLGTCYRCLQPGHRSNECTAPPKVVKAVQALIEACEEDEAEEGGDDYEGAEFAVEDSPEKVNIVLQRILLSPRKEDGQCKNLFRSHCSVNNKVCNLIVDNGSCENFVAEKLVEYLQLPKEAHVMPYSLGWVKKGPQVRVTRTCKVSVSIALYLFTRRSKAIPRTRLPPGPKPFPLIGNLLELGDKPHVSLTKLSQRYGPIISLQLGQLTTVVVSSATLAKEILRTHDQVFCNRTIPDAVHSCNHADYSFAFLPVSAKWRNLRTICNLHLFAPKVLDANHSNRRVKVQKLVDSMRAGEAVDIGKAAFTTALNLMSQTIFSVDLADPSSRTAKEFKETIWGIMEEAGKPNLVDFFPLLRKIDPQGINRRQTNYFKKMIDFFDRMMDQRLQSRKEDSYITTDDMLDTLLNISEVKREDMDILETQHLFLDLFAAGTETTSATLEWAMAELLCNQEVLSKAQTELKQEIGKGKLVEESDIVRLPYLQAIIKETFRLHPTFPLLLPRKSGANIEIGGYIIPEGAQVLINVWAIGRDPLTWENPNLFMPERFLGEDNQIDFTGRNFELIPFGGGRRICPGLPLAIRMLHLMLGSLLNNSDWKLEDGVVAETMNMDEKFGLTLQKAQPLRVVPKK; encoded by the exons ATGGGTGACACACCGATTACTAGAGCAGACCTAGAAGGTATCCTAGAAGGTGTTACTGCGAATTTTACCGCAGCCCTTGCTACGTTGACTAGTCAGGTGAACGAATTGAAGACTGATAATAACAATAGGAAGCGTGGAGAAGGCAGAGCTATTCCTCAACATATGGTTCCACGAGGGAGAGGAACCACAATTGCTAGCAGCTCTGAGTCTGATTCAGaagatgaagttgttgatctGGCGCAATTAGGGCAAGATGATAAGGATTTCAGGATGAAGGTTGATATCCCTTTCTTTAATGGGATGATGAACGTGGAGGAATTTCTAGATTGGCAGATTGAAGTGGACAGATTCATAGAGCATATGAATGTCGCGGAACATAAGCAAGTGAAGTTGGTGGCAGCTCGTCTCAAGAGCACTGCGGCAGTTTGGTGGGATAAGTTG ATTCTTTACAGGATGTACCTAGATTGTGTTCAAGGGGCGAAGACCGTAACAGAGTATACCGCTGAGTTTGTGCGTCTTTCTGAGCGCAATGACTTAGGCGAATCTGAAGGGCAGAAGGTTGCTCG GGCTTCTAGTGCTGTTAACAAAGAGGGTGGCGTTTCTGGTTTTGGCAGTACTAGCAGGGCAACTCGGGCAGCACCTGTGCAGCGACCTTTTAACCCTTATACAAGGCCTTTCCTAGGTACTTGTTATAGGTGTTTACAGCCTGGTCATAGATCCAACGAGTGTACTGCCCCTCCGAAGGTGGTTAAAGCAGTTCAGGCTTTAATCGAGGCCTGCGAGGAAGACGAGGCGGAGGAAGGAGGCGATGACTATGAAGGGGCTGAATTTGCAGTGGAAGATTCTCCAGAAAAGGTGAACATTGTATTGCAGAGAATTCTGTTGTCTCCCAGGAAGGAGGACGGTCAATGTAAGAACCTTTTCAGATCGCATTGTTCTGTCAACAACAAGGTGTGTAATTTGATTGTGGATAATGGGAGTTGCGAAAACTTTGTTGCTGAAAAGTTGGTAGAGTATTTGCAGTTGCCAAAAGAGGCCCATGTGATGCCCTATTCTCTGGGTTGGGTGAAGAAAGGTCCTCAAGTGCGTGTAACCAGAACCTGTAAAGTGTCTGTTTCGATTG CCTTGTATCTGTTTacaagaagaagcaaagcaaTTCCAAGAACTAGGCTTCCTCCAGGACCAAAGCCATTTCCATTGATAGGGAATCTGCTTGAGCTTGGAGACAAACCACATGTCTCTCTTACCAAGCTTTCCCAACGATACGGCCCCATTATAAGTTTGCAGCTAGGTCAATTAACCACTGTTGTAGTTTCTTCTGCAACTCTTGCCAAAGAAATCCTCCGAACCCATGACCAAGTCTTCTGCAACCGAACCATCCCGGATGCAGTCCACTCTTGCAATCACGCCGACTACAGTTTTGCCTTTCTTCCTGTATCAGCAAAATGGAGAAATCTTCGAACAATATGCAACTTACACTTGTTTGCACCCAAAGTTCTTGATGCCAACCACTCCAACCGGCGCGTAAAGGTGCAAAAGCTCGTGGATAGTATGAGGGCCGGCGAGGCCGTAGATATCGGAAAAGCTGCTTTCACAACCGCGCTCAATCTGATGTCGCAGACTATCTTCTCTGTGGATTTGGCTGACCCGAGTAGCAGGACAGCTAAGGAGTTCAAGGAGACTATTTGGGGTATAATGGAAGAGGCAGGGAAACCAAACTTGGTGGACTTTTTCCCTTTGCTAAGGAAGATTGACCCACAAGGTATAAACCGGCGCCAAACCAACTACTTCAAGAAGATGATAGACTTCTTTGATCGAATGATGGATCAAAGGTTGCAATCAAGAAAAGAGGACAGTTATATCACAACCGATGATATGTTGgatacacttctgaacatcagtGAAGTGAAAAGGGAGGACATGGATATTCTGGAAACTCAACATTTGTTTCTG GACCTATTTGCTGCTGGCACAGAGACAACTTCAGCCacattggaatgggcaatgGCTGAGCTACTATGCAACCAAGAAGTCCTCTCCAAAGCTCAAACGGAACTCAAGCAAGAAATCGGAAAAGGGAAGTTAGTTGAGGAATCCGACATTGTTCGTCTCCCTTACTTACAAGcaataatcaaagaaacattTCGGCTCCACCCAACATTTCCATTGCTACTCCCCCGAAAGTCAGGGGCTAACATAGAAATCGGCGGGTACATAATCCCGGAGGGTGCACAAGTTCTGATCAATGTTTGGGCCATTGGCAGAGATCCCCTTACTTGGGAGAACCCAAATTTGTTCATGCCGGAGAGGTTTTTGGGAGAAGAcaaccaaattgattttaCGGGAAGAAACTTTGAGCTAATTCCATTTGGTGGTGGGAGGAGAATATGTCCTGGATTGCCATTGGCAATAAGAATGTTACACTTGATGTTGGGTTCATTGCTTAACAACTCTGACTGGAAGCTTGAAGATGGAGTCGTCGCTGAGACTATGAATATGGACGAGAAGTTTGGCTTAACGCTACAGAAGGCTCAACCTCTAAGAGTTGTACCCAAGaagtaa